The region GGTCCCAGAATATTCTGCGGCAATCCACGCTTCAAATCCGCTCGCTGGTGGTTTCGGGCGAAGTATGACCCGCAGCCTCTCCGCTCCGCACTTGTCCAGATATTTCAGGATAAGACGCTCGGCCAGAGTACGAAGCGCCTGGTTGTGCCATCCTTCAATCCTGATACCGGTGAGGTTCATGTCTGGAAGACTTCGCACGATGAAAGGCTCCTGAGAGATTTCCGGACTTCTGCTGTTGATGTCGCGCTCTCGACAGCCGCAGCTCCGACATATTTTCCGACGCATCAGCTGGACAACGGAACCCCGTTGATTGACGGGGGTATGTGGGCGAACAATCCGATAGCTGTTGCCATGGTCGAAGCAATTGGCATCCTGAAATGGCCCGCTGATGAGGTTCGCGTTCTGAGTCTGGGGTGTACGACCACTCCTCTGAATATCGACTGGGGAAGGCTGCATCCACTCGGAAAGTTCGGATGGGCAGACAAGATCGCGGATGTCTTCTTGACGGCCCAGTCATCCGGCGCTCTCGGGATGGCCATGCATCTGGTGCCGGATCGCCGGAATATCATACGCATTTCGCCTGTGGTTGGAGATCGCTATTCGCTCGACGGCCGCGATGACGTCTCTTCACTGAAAGGTATCGGTTCATCGGAAGCTCGGAAAGCTCTATCGGATATCCGTGGTTTGTTCTTCGACGGACCTCTCGCGGAAGACTTTAGGCCCTCTCACTCATAGGTTCGCGGTCTCTCTCTCGGTTCCACGGCCAGCGACCTGTACAGCGTTGACAGGCCCAAATTACAGAAAGTGGCCACGTCTTCGACGCATTCCCCGGCCTCTATCAGCTTACGGGCCTTTGCGACGTGCGCAGGAGATAGTTTCTTTCCTACGGCCGAGCTGTAATCCACGTCGTCGGGCTTCCTTCATCCCGGCCTGAGTGCGTTCGACAATCAGGCTCCGCGCAAGCTCCGCCAGTACGCCGATCATCTGCCATAGCTTGCGGCCGGTGGGCGTCGTTGTATCGCTAGCACTCAGTAAGTGCATGGAATTACACTTCCCTGCGTTTGAGCTCATCACGCAGGCGCGGCCCAATCGGTCGAGCTGCCACACAATCAATGTGTCACCTGGCCGCAGAGTCTTAAGGCAGCAGGTGAGGGGCGGCCTTTTTGTCGTGGCGTCTCAAAGACCTTCGTCCTTGAAGACGGTCCTCCACTCGACGCGCTTCAACGCCGCAAGCTGCAACGCAGACTTCTTATCCTCGGTCATGACGTGGGCTTAGCCGTATTCATGCCGCATATTGGGACACCAAAACGGGACTGCGCAAGCCCTGTTTTTAAAGGTGCCGACCAGCGAAGCACAACCACGATCTGTCAGGGTCTGCGGATTTTCGTACCCCTTCAGCTCTCGCCGCCTCGCTGCGCGACTTCCTGATCTGGACTATATCTTCCCATTCCCATAAAGGAAATTAGGCGCTACCTATTTCGTCGCTACACCTTCTCCGGGGAGCGTTTGAGCCGGACGCTCGGTTGTCCACCATTCAGGAACGTCTGTGTCACAGGTTGTCTTCTGCAAAACAGCGCGCAAGCTGAGACTAAGGAGACCACATCAATGCATCAGAAGAAACGAGCCAACGCTGGAGTATCCAAAACCGGGATTGACGCAGTAAGATAGCTGACTGCCTATGTGGCCGCTCTCTTCTCTGAACTAAAGACGGCTTTACACGCGCGCCTATGAATTGCACCGGGCTAAGCGTACTTTCAGTGGAGCTAACTGGAACTCCGATGCCATCAAGGAGCTGGCCAGATGATCGAGAGTCTCTCTAGCAGGTTAAGCACTCAACGACGGCATCGCTCAGCACCGCTCCTGAAAGAGCGAGAGCAATATCTTACCCATTTGCTCCAAATCGGCTGGAGTGCGCATCGTGTCCTAGAAGTTGCAACATACCTCGTTCACATCGTCCGCATGATGGAACTTGTCAGTTTGCGGTGCGTCGAAACTGCCGAAATCGAACAAGCTGGAGTGCGCTGGGCCAATGATGAGGGAGCTGAACGAGTAGGCAAACGCCCTGAGACCTCTCCTGTACATTTTGCTAAATTTGCCCGCCAGTGGCTCCGCTTTCTTGGTGTTTTGAACTTACCTGGTCGGCCAACCGGATGTTTCGATGTTCAGGTTGCCGAATTCAAGGACGCCTTAGAAGAGCGACGGCTCGCGTCCACCACCATAAATACCTACGTCACCCGAACAGAGAACTTCTTGCGATGGCTATCTGCGCGTTGCAGTGACCTATCCCTCGTTTCGGTCTATGACGTGGACGATTTTCTAGCCTCCAAGCATGACGCTCGGGCCCACCTTCTGACGATTTCTGGTCACTGTATCGCACTTCGTGCATTCGTCCACTTTGCGGAAGAGCAAGGCTGGTCTCCACCTGGTATCTGGCGCGGTATCGTCGGTCCACGTATCCCCATGTACACGGAACCTCCCGCAGGACCGAGTTGGGTCGACGTGCGGCGCCTGATCCGCTCGACGCAGGGCAAGACCTCCGGGGATTTGCGTACTCGCGCCCTGCTTCTCCTCTGTGCGATCTACGGTCTACGGGTCAGCGAAGTAGCGCGCCTTCGTTTGGAGGATTTCAATTGGCGAAGCGAGACGTTTTCCGTCCTGCGCTCCAAACGCGGTGGAGTCCAACAGTTCCCTATTCAGTATGAAGTGGGTGAAGCCATCCTCGACTATCTACGCTATGGACGTCCACGCTGCGCCTGCCGGCACCTTTTTTTAACTGCGCAGCTTCCATATCGGCCACTCTCTAAGGGAGCAATATGCAGTGTCATCCAAAGACAGTTCAATAGACTGGGAATTCAATCAAAGCATCGTGGTCCCCATTCTCTACGCCACGCATGCGCTACCCGTCTGTTAACAAAGGGCAGCTCATTGAAGGAGATCGCGGACTTTCTTGGACATCGAAGCACTCAATGCGTTGCCATTTATGCGAGATACGACCGACGATCTTTACGAAATGTGGCGGCCTTCAGTTTGGCGGAGATACTGTGAAGCTCAATGTAGCAGCAGATATTTATGTCAGAAAAAAACGAGACGAGGGCCTTGTCTATAGCTGGCCCGCAGGCTATCTTGCGGCTCTGTGCAGGCAGGTAGGAGATGTCTCACTCGATCAGATCACCAGTCGCGAGATCGCGACATTTCTCGAAGGACCCAAGACTTCTCCGAGCACTTGGCTCGAAAAATATCACATGCTTAGGGGCTTCTTTGATTTCTGGTTAGCACGCGGCGAGATCGACATTCTGCCGATGCCGGTGAAGCGAACTGTCAGTGATCGTCCCTTTCTTCCTTATATCTTCACTCATGCGGAAATCCGCCTTTTGTTGAATGGAGCGCGTAATACTCGGAAGGTGAAACGTAGCAAGATAGACCACACAACTCTGCGCACTATTCTGATCTTTTTGTACGGAACAGGTCTGCGAGTCGGGGAAGCTCTTCGATTGCAGGAAGAGGATGTGGATCTCGAAAAAGGCGCAGTCAGTGTCCATGGAAATCGCTTCAATCGTTCAAGAATCATTCCGATCGGCCTAGACCTAAGGAAGGTGCTAGAGGCGTACGCGGCTTCGAGACGGAAAGAGATGAATGATCCTTACTTTTTCCAGGACAAGGCTGGAGAACGTCTGAGCTATAGCAAGCTTGAAAAGATGTTCCGGAGACTACGCCACAAATCTGAGATTCGGCGACATGACGATGGTGACTGCTATCAGCCTCGCATGTATGATCTGCGGCACACATTTGCGACGCACCGAATTGCCGCATGGATTAAACACGGCGCGAACCTGAACCGTATGTTGCCTGCGCTGGCGATCTATATGGGCTTGACTGATTTCAGGTCGACCGAAAAGTACCTCGCCTTTGCGCCGGAGCGCTTTCGCGCTCAACTCGTCAAGCTGAGTCCCCTGCGCGGAAAGAAACGGTGGCGTGACGATCTTGCACTCATGAAATTTCTGTCTGCATTGTCGGACGACAGCGGCAAAAGTCGTCGCCTGAATGGAAGCGCTCCCATTCGAATCGACCCAAAGAGTGTGGCTCCAACGCTACCAGGACATCTCCAATTAAGGCAGAGAAATGATCTTTGAACAGGTCTATAAATCGTCAAAAGTAATTGAAAGGCATCGCCTCGCGCCTCTGTGTGTGGAGCGTGAGCAGTATCTGAGGCACATGCTCGAAGAGGGCTACAGCCACCGCACTTTGACCAATGCGGCCAGTTATATGCTCCACGCCATTCAAATCCTCGGCTTGCGCGAGCTTCGTGTCGTTCATGAGGAAGAGATTGAAAGAGCGGCGGAATTCTGGGCGGAGTATCGGGGTCCATTTCGAGATCCCGGTCACAGTCAATATGGATCGCCAAGATCCTTTATCAAGTATGTCTGCGCATGGTTTCGGTTTAATGGCAAATTGGCGCTGTCACCAGATCCTCCTTTCCACGAACAGACGCACGCATTCTCCAACGCCCTGCGATCTACTTATGGCCTCGCCGCAGTGACGGCTCGCGGCTATTCGAACCGTGCCCAAGTCTTTTTGACTTGGCTGGCGGCCTAAGGTGGAAATATGGAAACCGTTTCCTTGGCCGACATTGACAAGTTTGTTGTCGCGAAGCGTGCAGAAGGATGCAGGCCCCGCGGGATTGCCAACCAATGCAAGGCTTTGCGCAGTTTCTTCCGTTTTGCTGAAATGCGCGGATGGTGTGTGCCGAATCTCGCACTCACCATCCGAATCCCCCGTATTCCCAAAAACGAGCCGCGCCCCACGGGACCAACGTGGACGCAGGTCCGCCAACTGCTAGAACTGACCGAAGGGAATGACCCTGAGCATATTCGCGCCCGGGCACTCCTGCTTCTGTTTACGATCTATGGACTGCGCGCGAGTGAAGTCATCAACCTGCGTCTGGAGGATTTTGATTGGCAGAGTGAAGTCTTCACCATTCGGCGCGCCAAGCATGGCGGCACTCAGCAATATCCGATCCAATACGAAGTGGGGGAGGCGATTCTTAAATATCTTCGATATGTCCGACCGCGTGTCGATGATCGGCACGTCTTCCTTGGAGAACGACGCCCTTGGGGACCACTCCAACACACCACTATGTGGAGGACCGTATCGAGGCGGTTGGGAGCACTTGGAATAGAGCTCCGTCATCAGGGACCTCACGCTTTACGTCACGCATGTGCAACCCGGCTGCTCCAGAAAGGGTCATCCCTTAAAGAAATCGCCGACTTCCTAGGACACCGCAATACGAAATCTGTTGGTATCTATGCAAAGTGCGATATCGCCGCTCTTCGCAAGGTTGCCGCCTTTCGCCTGGGCGGGTTGCGATGAAGCTACAGGAAGGAATTGAAGTTTATATCGAGGCGAGACAATCCGAAGGCGCGCCCTGGATGAAAGGTGCGCAAAGCCTGCGTTCCCTTTGCCGAAGCCTCGGGAATATGCCCCTGAATCGAATCCGAGTCAACCAGATTGCGCCTTTTCTCGATGGTCCTCACACCTCCGCTGCAACTTGGTACAACAAATACTGCGTCCTGCGGCAGTTCTTTTGCTACTGGAAGGCCCGTAATGAGATATACGGGTTGCCTCTGCCTCCCCCACGGCGCTTTCCCGCACAGACATTTGTCCCCTACGTTTATTCGCGAACTGAGCTCCGGCGGCTGCTGGTAGCAGCCGGAACCACTCAACGAGACTTGAACTCTGTGATCGGCCCTCGTACCTTTCGCACCTTGCTTCTGTTCCTTTATGGCACCGGCGCGGGTCTCAGCGAAGCTGTTCAACTGGAGCGCGGTGACGTGGACTTTCGCAGGAGACGAATCACTCTTCGCAGTTGTGTCGCCCGCTGTGCGCGCGAGATTCCGATTGGTTCTGATCTTTACGAGATATTGCTGCAGTATCACCGAGCGCATCATCAACAAGAGGCAATAAGAGACCCGCAATTCTTTCTAACCAAGGATGGGGCACAGATAAAGGCAAGCACGGCGAGCAAGACTTTCCAGAAGGTGCGCAAGAAAGCAGGCGTTGCTCGCTATGACGGAGCCCGCTACCAGCCGAGGATGCAAGATCTGCGATATACCTTCGCTGTCCACCGATTAACTGCATGGTTCAAGAACGGCGCAGACATGGGGCGAATGATTCCGGCGCTTTCGGCCTACATGGGACAGCATGACCTCAGCGCGTCGGAACGTTATCTACGCCTGACTCCAGAGCGCTTTCGAGCGCAACTCAATAAACTCAGTCCAAAGCGAGGCAAAAGGCGGTGGCGCGATGATAGCGAGCTGATGAGGTTTCTTGACAGTCTATGAAAAGGCATCCGCCTATTTAGGTCCAATTCCGCATTGCTTTCAGGGCCGACGTTGCGGGACAGGACACAAGCCCTGCATGGATATGAAGTGGAAAGCGCACCGTACTATGGGCGGTGCATCCTTCCCAGCACAAAGCGCACGAAGAACGGCCGCCAGCGGCGGCTCGTGCGCGAAGATTTGCCGCTAAGAACGCCCCGGCGGGGCAGCGGCAAATCAAAACCATCTCAGCAAGGAACGTCCGGGCCGGACATTGAGAAGATTAACTCCCTACGCCAGCCTCCGCCAGCGGCTCCGGCCAAATACGGCTTCGGGACGTTCACGGTCAGCGCGGCCTGTGGCGCTTGCCTCGTTTGCCTTTATCGTGCGTCTCTGCCGCTTTCGACGCCTTCGCCTTGGTTACGTCTGGTTGCGGCAACTCCCAACCCGCCATGCCCTGCAACACGCGGTCGGCGTGCTTGATGGTGTTCACGTGTCCGTAGTGGCTTTCAATCATGTGGACGGATGTTCCCATCTGCTCGGCGAGAAAATATACGTCCACACCTTCCTGTAAGCGAAGCGTGGCGTAGGTATGCCGGAAGCAATAGGTCGAGCGCGGAACGCCCTGCGTTCCTTCGCGCAGATTCGCTTCGCTCAGAAGATCGGCAACCAAGGAGCTATACAGCGTCTTTGCGGGCTTGCCCGCGACATTGGTAAATACTCTGTCATCCTGTTGGGTGGCTTTGGAAATGGCACGAATGCGTTCTAAATAGTCTCCCACGCTCTTAGGCGCAACCAGTTTGCGTGATTTGCCCTTGCCCTGCACGAACAAGACAACGATCTCGCGACCCTCGCGGTCTTTTGCAGGCATGATGTCGCGCCACCGGAGATTCTTCATCTCCGCTGGCCTCATGCCGGTATTGCAGGCAATCAGAATCAAGTTGTAGGTGACTGTGCGATACCAAACGCTTGACGGCTTATCAGCCTCGGCAATCCACTTGCGGCCTACGGTGTGGAGTTTGCGATACTCCTCCAGCGTAAACTCGTCACGCCGCATCGTCTTGAGCTTGGGGCGCTCGTCGAAGCGCTGGCTTGCGGGAACGTAGCGTTTCTTCACCGCATAATTCATGATCGCGCCGAAGATGGACATCTCGAAGCGGATGGTGGAATCGCTGATGAAAGGAACAGTCCGTTCTTCGGAAGGTTTGACTTTAATCGGTTTTAACACTCGGATGCCCAAAGTCTGCTGAACTTTGATGCGGCGCTCGGCTTCATGGTCTGCGAAAGTTTGCGCTGCGTCGGCGGTGACTTCTCGAACGCCGTTGCGCCGGTGGCGTCCCGCGCCATTCTCCCGCCGCCATGCCGGATAGCCGCCCCAGCGTTCATCCCCGATGAGATGGACCTGCGTGGAACCTGCATACCTGTCTAACGTGCCTTCGATGACGGCACGGAGCTTCTTCGGTCGCGCGGCGCTGATCTCTCCGCGCTTCGCTCGCGCCTCCTGCGTCAACAGATACTCGCGCGCCACGTCGCGGAAGGGACGGTTGAACACCGGAACGTCATGCTTGATGCGAAACCGCACATCGGCATCATGGTCGAAGGCGCGTTCACGCGCCGCACTTATATCTGTCGTCTTGAGCGAAACCGTCTTATAGCGGTCGGCCTTCGGCATCTTCATGCGGCAATACCACATCCGATGATCTACGTCGCCGCGTCGGAAGAGAATCAGGCCGGGTTTCAGCTCCTCTTTCTCGGTAATAAACGCCATGTTGCCTCCTGCGGTTATTCCGTTCTGTGCAGTTTCCGTGCAGATTCTTCATGCAAGCCATTGATTCTTCATGGCTGTGCATACTTTGTATGGCACATTATAGAAAACTATGTGCTTTATTTCTAAGTATTTATGATATAGTTCTCATCCTGAGCGAAGCTTCTCGCGGCCCTATCGCGAGAAGCGCCGTCGAAGGATCTGCGGTCGGGGATGGTGACTGAGGCAGTAGACCGCAGATCCCATTTGACTTCGCTCCGGGCAGGCCTTTCCACTTCGCCCATTTCGACTCACCTCAGGCTCACTCATGGCTCCGGTCTATTCGTCCCGGGCCTCGTGGCCGCAGTGCTATCATCCCGCAATAGAAAAAGAGGAGATCTTCTTCGTGATGATTGCGTTGCACGGCCTGCACTTGAGATTCAAAGACCTCTGTCTCGCATCTTCCCTCGCTCTTCTCAGTCTCGGCAGCGCCGGCGCAGTTGCTCAGGCCGCCTCTTCGCAGGCAAAGCTGCCCGTCCAGTGGGAGGAGTTGACCGGCCCCGACTTCGTAAAGGCCATTCACGCTGCTCAGGGGACCTGCATCCTTCCTATCGGGATCCTGGAAAAGCACGGTCCGCACCTTCCCATCGGCTCCGACCTGCTCAACGCCCGCTACACGGCTATCCACGCAGCAGAGAAACAGTACGTCATCGTCTTCCCCCAGTACTATTTCGGCCAGATCGCCGAGGCGCGTCATGAACCCGGCACCGTCTCTTACAGCCGCGAGCTTCAGCTAGCCATGCTGCAGGCCACCACCGATGAGATGGGCCGCAACGGTTGCAAAAAGATCCTCATTATTAACGGACACGGCGGCAACGCCCACCTGCTGCCGTACTTCGTGCAGACCCAGCTCGACAAGCCGCACGATTACGTCGTTTACCTCTTCGATCAGCGCACTCCTGCGACCGGCGGCCCGAAGAAGAAGACCACCAACGACCAGCACGCTGGTGAGAGCGAGACCTCCAAGCTGATGATCGTCCGCCCCGACCTCGTACACCCCGAACGCGCCAAGGATGAGTCCGGAGCCGACCAGAACCGGCAGAAGCTACCCGAAGGCGTCTACACCGGCATCTGGTGGTACGCCCGCTTCCCCGACCACTACGCCGGAGACGGCTCCGCCGCCAGCCACGAGTTGGGCGAATACCAGATGAACTGGTGGGTCGACTCCGTCAGCCGCGTCCTCGCCGCCATCAAGGCCGACGACGTCACACCGCGACTCCAGCAGGAGTTCTTTGAAAAAACCTCCCATCCCATCGATACGCCGCAATAGCCACCATTCCACAAATCCGGGTGTCCATCTTCGGCGCAGCTTACCGCGGCTAAGGTGGGGCATTCGAAGCGAAGCTCGCCCCCGCCTCAACCCTGTGGGGCTAAAGCCCCTTTTCTATCTGGCTGGGACGTCACGCCTGAAGCTGTGCCCTTAACGGCCTCCGCGACTCGCTTGGGAATCGGAGTCGGCGAAGGCTTGGGCTGGGGAGGAGGATTGCAGCCCGCCATCGTCAGACACCCCGCCATCAGGAGCAGCCCCGATCCCAACCCCATAGCGTCGCCTCTTTTCATAGGAGCCCGCCGGCCACGCCTCCGGTTGTCAGGCACTCTCCCTTTGTTCCGAAAGCCCCAGCAGATCTTCGCCACTTCTTCTCCTTAGCCTCTCCCCGGACAAGCCTCGTTACCACCCGTGTTTCAGCAAGGCATCTGCGCGCCAGACCCTCTATAATAGAAGTTAAGATATGGCAGACGAACAGAACCCTCAGCTCCCGCTCGGCTCCAACCCTGACAATCCAGATGGCAACCTCATCAAGGGTCCCGGTGCGGCACAGCTCCTCCCCATCAATATCGAAGACGAGATGCGCCGGTCGTATCTCGACTACTCCATGTCCGTCATCATCGGACGCGCCCTGCCCGATGTGCGCGATGGCCTGAAGCCCGTGCACCGCCGTATCCTCTACGGAATGCAGGAGATGGGCCTGCAGTACAACAAAAAGTACACCAAGTCCGCCAAGGTCGTCGGCCACGTCATGGGTAACTACCACCCCCACGGCGACTCCGCCATCTACGACACCATGGTCCGCCTCGCGCAGGATTTCTCCCTCCGCTACACCCTCGTAGACGGCCAGGGCAACTTCGGCTCCATCGACGGCGACCCGCCCGCGGCCATGCGTTACACCGAGTCGCGCCTCACCCGCATCGCCGGGGAGATGCTCGCCGACATCGACTCCGACACTGTCGATTTCGCCCCCAACTACGACGAGTCGACCCTCGAGCCCACGGTCCTTCCCGCCCGCATTCCCAACCTCATCATTAATGGTGGCGGCGGTATCGCCGTCGGCATGGCGACCAACATCCCGCCGCATAATCTCACCGAGGTCATTAACGCGTGCATCTCCTTGATCAACAAGGAGAAGACCGACATCCGCCCCGACATCCAGCTCGTCCTTGAGCATGTCCAGGGTCCCGATTTTCCCACCGGAGGCTATCTCTACGGCCGCGCCGGAATCGCCCAGACCTACAACACCGGCCGCGGACGCTTCATCATGCGCGCCAAGGTTGGCACCGAGAAGATCACCGGCGGACGCGAAGCCATCGTCGTCACCGAGATTCCTTACCAGGTCAACAAGGCGAACCTCATCAAGCGCATCGCCGAACTCGCCAACGAAAAGATCATCGACGACATCTCCGATGTTCGTGACGAATCCGACCGCGACGGCATGCGCATCGTCATCGAGCTCAAGCGCGGAGCCGAATCCCAGATCGTCCTCAATCAGCTCTTCAAGCACACCTCCATGCAGGAGAGCTTCTCGATGATCTTCCTCGCCGTCCACAACGGCCAGCCGAAGGTCCTCCCGCTCGACCAGGCCATCCGCGCCTTCCTCGAGCACCGTATCGAGGTCGTCCGCCGCCGCACTGCCTTCCTGCTCGGCAAGGCCCGCGACCGCGAACACATCCTGCTCGGCTACCAGATCGCGCTCGACCACCTCGACAACGTCATCAAGATCATCCGCCAGTCCGGCTCCCGCGCCGAGGCCCGCGAGAACCTCTTCCAGTACTTCTCCAACAAGCGCATCAACCTGCGCGGCACCGAGCTCGCCGGAGTCACCCTCGACCCCGCCAAGTACTCGGTCGACATGACCTTCTCGACCACCGGGACCCTGATCCTCAGCTACCGCCA is a window of Edaphobacter sp. 12200R-103 DNA encoding:
- a CDS encoding CBASS cGAMP-activated phospholipase; its protein translation is MKRILTIDGGGIKGVVPAAFLACIEESIPHRIAEYFDLIVGTSTGGIIALGLGLGLSAADILAFYEGHGPRIFCGNPRFKSARWWFRAKYDPQPLRSALVQIFQDKTLGQSTKRLVVPSFNPDTGEVHVWKTSHDERLLRDFRTSAVDVALSTAAAPTYFPTHQLDNGTPLIDGGMWANNPIAVAMVEAIGILKWPADEVRVLSLGCTTTPLNIDWGRLHPLGKFGWADKIADVFLTAQSSGALGMAMHLVPDRRNIIRISPVVGDRYSLDGRDDVSSLKGIGSSEARKALSDIRGLFFDGPLAEDFRPSHS
- a CDS encoding recombinase family protein, with the protein product MIVWQLDRLGRACVMSSNAGKCNSMHLLSASDTTTPTGRKLWQMIGVLAELARSLIVERTQAGMKEARRRGLQLGRRKETISCARRKGP
- a CDS encoding site-specific integrase: MMELVSLRCVETAEIEQAGVRWANDEGAERVGKRPETSPVHFAKFARQWLRFLGVLNLPGRPTGCFDVQVAEFKDALEERRLASTTINTYVTRTENFLRWLSARCSDLSLVSVYDVDDFLASKHDARAHLLTISGHCIALRAFVHFAEEQGWSPPGIWRGIVGPRIPMYTEPPAGPSWVDVRRLIRSTQGKTSGDLRTRALLLLCAIYGLRVSEVARLRLEDFNWRSETFSVLRSKRGGVQQFPIQYEVGEAILDYLRYGRPRCACRHLFLTAQLPYRPLSKGAICSVIQRQFNRLGIQSKHRGPHSLRHACATRLLTKGSSLKEIADFLGHRSTQCVAIYARYDRRSLRNVAAFSLAEIL
- a CDS encoding tyrosine-type recombinase/integrase, with product MKLNVAADIYVRKKRDEGLVYSWPAGYLAALCRQVGDVSLDQITSREIATFLEGPKTSPSTWLEKYHMLRGFFDFWLARGEIDILPMPVKRTVSDRPFLPYIFTHAEIRLLLNGARNTRKVKRSKIDHTTLRTILIFLYGTGLRVGEALRLQEEDVDLEKGAVSVHGNRFNRSRIIPIGLDLRKVLEAYAASRRKEMNDPYFFQDKAGERLSYSKLEKMFRRLRHKSEIRRHDDGDCYQPRMYDLRHTFATHRIAAWIKHGANLNRMLPALAIYMGLTDFRSTEKYLAFAPERFRAQLVKLSPLRGKKRWRDDLALMKFLSALSDDSGKSRRLNGSAPIRIDPKSVAPTLPGHLQLRQRNDL
- a CDS encoding site-specific integrase — protein: METVSLADIDKFVVAKRAEGCRPRGIANQCKALRSFFRFAEMRGWCVPNLALTIRIPRIPKNEPRPTGPTWTQVRQLLELTEGNDPEHIRARALLLLFTIYGLRASEVINLRLEDFDWQSEVFTIRRAKHGGTQQYPIQYEVGEAILKYLRYVRPRVDDRHVFLGERRPWGPLQHTTMWRTVSRRLGALGIELRHQGPHALRHACATRLLQKGSSLKEIADFLGHRNTKSVGIYAKCDIAALRKVAAFRLGGLR
- a CDS encoding tyrosine-type recombinase/integrase, giving the protein MKLQEGIEVYIEARQSEGAPWMKGAQSLRSLCRSLGNMPLNRIRVNQIAPFLDGPHTSAATWYNKYCVLRQFFCYWKARNEIYGLPLPPPRRFPAQTFVPYVYSRTELRRLLVAAGTTQRDLNSVIGPRTFRTLLLFLYGTGAGLSEAVQLERGDVDFRRRRITLRSCVARCAREIPIGSDLYEILLQYHRAHHQQEAIRDPQFFLTKDGAQIKASTASKTFQKVRKKAGVARYDGARYQPRMQDLRYTFAVHRLTAWFKNGADMGRMIPALSAYMGQHDLSASERYLRLTPERFRAQLNKLSPKRGKRRWRDDSELMRFLDSL
- a CDS encoding site-specific integrase, which produces MAFITEKEELKPGLILFRRGDVDHRMWYCRMKMPKADRYKTVSLKTTDISAARERAFDHDADVRFRIKHDVPVFNRPFRDVAREYLLTQEARAKRGEISAARPKKLRAVIEGTLDRYAGSTQVHLIGDERWGGYPAWRRENGAGRHRRNGVREVTADAAQTFADHEAERRIKVQQTLGIRVLKPIKVKPSEERTVPFISDSTIRFEMSIFGAIMNYAVKKRYVPASQRFDERPKLKTMRRDEFTLEEYRKLHTVGRKWIAEADKPSSVWYRTVTYNLILIACNTGMRPAEMKNLRWRDIMPAKDREGREIVVLFVQGKGKSRKLVAPKSVGDYLERIRAISKATQQDDRVFTNVAGKPAKTLYSSLVADLLSEANLREGTQGVPRSTYCFRHTYATLRLQEGVDVYFLAEQMGTSVHMIESHYGHVNTIKHADRVLQGMAGWELPQPDVTKAKASKAAETHDKGKRGKRHRPR
- a CDS encoding creatininase family protein, producing the protein MIALHGLHLRFKDLCLASSLALLSLGSAGAVAQAASSQAKLPVQWEELTGPDFVKAIHAAQGTCILPIGILEKHGPHLPIGSDLLNARYTAIHAAEKQYVIVFPQYYFGQIAEARHEPGTVSYSRELQLAMLQATTDEMGRNGCKKILIINGHGGNAHLLPYFVQTQLDKPHDYVVYLFDQRTPATGGPKKKTTNDQHAGESETSKLMIVRPDLVHPERAKDESGADQNRQKLPEGVYTGIWWYARFPDHYAGDGSAASHELGEYQMNWWVDSVSRVLAAIKADDVTPRLQQEFFEKTSHPIDTPQ